One Cryobacterium roopkundense genomic region harbors:
- a CDS encoding CNNM domain-containing protein: protein MSDGLVVAIATVILIALSAFFVVIEFALLGARRHRLEVTAATDRSARAALRGVNELTLMLAGAQLGITACTFALGAVTKPALDSWLGPVFSAWGLPEWAAGVLAFTLSLLIVTFLHLVVGEMAPKSWAIAHPETAAKAIGIPSRIFIWPFRPLLLWINSIANKLVRASGVVPVESAAVGGQNAETIRHLVELSARTGMLDSSFQDQLEAAIELETLRLDALVDISATPTVVAHDATVGAVQRAAAQSGHMRILVGDPGLGIPGVIHVRDTLLAPLDAPAAPFVRSALTLSGETPVYEALAQMRATSQQLVVVVDDGRFLGVVTLSDVLPRLLPHADGAVPSPVG, encoded by the coding sequence ATGAGTGATGGTCTTGTCGTGGCGATCGCCACCGTCATCCTGATCGCGCTCAGCGCGTTCTTCGTGGTCATCGAATTCGCGCTGCTGGGCGCGCGACGTCACCGCCTCGAGGTGACAGCGGCGACGGATCGCTCTGCCCGTGCTGCCCTCAGGGGCGTCAACGAACTCACCCTGATGCTCGCTGGCGCGCAACTGGGCATCACCGCCTGCACGTTCGCCCTCGGCGCCGTCACCAAGCCCGCGCTCGATTCCTGGCTCGGGCCCGTCTTCTCGGCGTGGGGGCTTCCGGAGTGGGCCGCGGGTGTGCTGGCCTTCACTCTGTCCCTTCTCATCGTCACGTTCCTGCACCTCGTCGTGGGCGAGATGGCGCCGAAATCATGGGCCATTGCTCACCCCGAAACAGCGGCCAAGGCAATCGGCATCCCGTCCCGCATCTTCATTTGGCCGTTCCGCCCCCTGCTCCTGTGGATCAACAGCATCGCCAACAAGCTGGTCAGGGCGTCAGGTGTAGTCCCCGTGGAGAGCGCCGCTGTCGGTGGCCAGAACGCCGAGACGATCCGCCACCTCGTGGAACTCTCGGCCCGCACAGGCATGCTCGACAGTTCCTTCCAGGACCAGCTCGAGGCCGCTATCGAACTCGAGACCCTGCGTCTCGACGCACTCGTTGACATCAGCGCGACGCCCACCGTCGTAGCCCATGATGCAACTGTCGGCGCCGTGCAGCGCGCGGCTGCGCAGTCCGGCCACATGCGCATCCTCGTCGGCGACCCGGGCCTCGGCATTCCCGGCGTCATCCACGTGAGGGATACGCTGCTCGCCCCGCTCGATGCCCCCGCCGCTCCGTTCGTGCGATCCGCCCTCACGCTCTCGGGGGAGACCCCGGTCTACGAGGCCCTCGCCCAGATGCGCGCGACGAGCCAGCAGCTCGTGGTGGTGGTCGACGACGGTCGGTTCCTAGGGGTGGTGACCCTATCCGACGTGCTCCCGCGACTTCTCCCGCACGCCGACGGCGCGGTGCCGTCACCAGTCGGTTGA
- a CDS encoding SRPBCC domain-containing protein, with protein MTGKATGRLVHRDDGLYLMMDRLFTAIPDDVWATMTRPAELEKWIGTLTGAPNTGAAKFRMSAEPEAQAQYVTILECSAPHRFLGDFGEGEDAWRALFHLVEGNGMTTLTFGQRLRNPAEAATVGPGWDYYLDRLVAYRAGRPLPTWDGYYPALAQAYKDMILPARTR; from the coding sequence ATGACAGGCAAGGCCACCGGACGGCTCGTCCATCGCGACGACGGACTGTATCTCATGATGGATCGACTGTTCACGGCGATCCCGGACGACGTGTGGGCCACCATGACCCGGCCGGCCGAGCTCGAGAAGTGGATCGGCACGCTCACGGGCGCCCCCAACACCGGCGCCGCCAAGTTTCGCATGTCGGCCGAGCCCGAGGCGCAGGCCCAGTACGTGACGATTCTCGAATGCAGCGCACCGCACCGGTTCCTCGGCGACTTCGGCGAGGGCGAAGACGCCTGGCGCGCCCTGTTCCACCTGGTCGAGGGCAACGGAATGACCACCCTCACCTTCGGGCAACGACTCCGCAATCCGGCAGAGGCCGCCACCGTCGGCCCGGGTTGGGACTACTACCTCGACCGACTCGTCGCCTACCGGGCCGGACGCCCGCTGCCCACCTGGGACGGCTACTATCCCGCGCTCGCGCAGGCCTACAAGGACATGATCCTGCCCGCCCGCACGCGGTAG
- a CDS encoding choice-of-anchor I family protein, whose product MKAFTPYRLLPRTALALGLGAVLACGLAAPAASAAIVDAPISYSSDTAALTLSALGSYETGTFDASAAEIVTYFGGRLFVVNAAQGAVDVLTIEDPASPAKLYALAAEGAPLSAGGAVPAGATANSVAVRGDGLGVMAIESPTKTDAGWLVFFDANAAVATVLGAVEVGALPDMVSISADGSYAVSANEGEPNDDFTIDPEGSVSVVTLPDGVSAPAQSAVRTADFHDFEAGGSKTLPEDVRVFGPHLGGNRVSTNLEPEYVAIDANGLVAYVALQEANAVAVVDLATAEITQIWPLGFQDHGVEGKGIDASDRDPEDAPTVNIQTYPGLKGMYMPDGMNSYTANEATYLVTANEGDAREWGAYAEAVRVKDLGAGGLLPVCADSALAALTGDADLGRLTVTTENGLNAGATCYEELYSFGSRSFSIWNTDGTQVFDSGDDFERITAAANPAYFNSNHSESNLEGRSDDKGPEPENLAIGDVNGRTYAFIGLERVGGIMVYDIEDPASAEFVTYINNRDFAVSMEASVDAGTGAADLPAAGDLGPEGVAFIAASDSASGVPMLAVGNEVSGTTTLFAIAASAAAAVPGADGVLAETGAGDMLAATGSELAPAGLLATLLVLAGAVLAFMFRRRGIRS is encoded by the coding sequence ATGAAAGCTTTCACTCCGTACCGTTTGCTTCCACGGACGGCCCTCGCGCTGGGCCTTGGGGCCGTGCTGGCCTGCGGGTTGGCTGCGCCCGCGGCATCCGCTGCCATTGTGGACGCACCCATCTCGTACTCCAGCGACACCGCGGCTCTCACGCTGTCGGCGCTCGGCAGCTACGAAACCGGAACGTTCGACGCCTCGGCGGCCGAGATCGTCACGTACTTCGGTGGTCGGCTCTTCGTGGTGAACGCAGCCCAGGGGGCCGTAGATGTGCTCACGATTGAGGATCCCGCCAGCCCCGCCAAGCTCTATGCCCTCGCCGCCGAGGGCGCGCCTCTCAGTGCGGGTGGTGCGGTTCCGGCCGGCGCCACCGCCAACTCGGTGGCCGTGCGCGGCGACGGCCTCGGCGTGATGGCGATCGAATCTCCCACCAAGACGGATGCGGGCTGGCTCGTCTTCTTTGACGCCAACGCCGCCGTCGCGACGGTTCTCGGTGCCGTCGAGGTGGGCGCGTTGCCCGACATGGTGAGCATCTCGGCTGACGGTTCTTACGCCGTATCCGCCAATGAGGGCGAGCCGAACGACGATTTCACCATCGACCCTGAGGGATCGGTCAGCGTCGTGACGCTGCCCGACGGCGTCTCGGCGCCGGCGCAGTCCGCCGTCAGAACGGCAGACTTCCACGATTTCGAGGCGGGTGGCAGTAAAACCCTGCCCGAGGATGTGCGCGTCTTCGGCCCCCACCTCGGCGGCAACCGGGTCTCCACCAACCTCGAGCCCGAGTACGTGGCGATCGACGCGAACGGCCTCGTGGCCTACGTGGCGCTGCAGGAAGCCAACGCTGTGGCCGTGGTGGACCTGGCCACGGCAGAGATCACGCAGATCTGGCCGCTCGGGTTTCAGGACCACGGGGTCGAGGGCAAGGGAATCGACGCCTCCGACCGTGACCCTGAAGACGCGCCGACGGTGAACATTCAGACCTACCCAGGGCTGAAGGGAATGTATATGCCGGACGGCATGAACTCCTACACGGCCAATGAGGCAACATATCTGGTGACAGCGAACGAGGGCGATGCCCGTGAGTGGGGTGCCTACGCAGAGGCAGTGCGCGTGAAAGACCTTGGCGCCGGCGGCCTCCTGCCCGTGTGTGCGGACAGCGCGCTCGCCGCTCTCACAGGCGACGCCGATCTCGGTCGCCTCACCGTCACCACCGAGAACGGCCTCAACGCTGGCGCAACCTGCTACGAGGAGCTCTATTCCTTCGGCTCGCGTTCATTCTCGATCTGGAATACAGATGGAACTCAGGTCTTCGACTCCGGCGACGACTTCGAACGCATCACCGCTGCGGCCAACCCCGCTTACTTCAACTCGAACCACAGCGAGTCGAATCTCGAGGGCCGCAGCGACGACAAGGGACCGGAGCCCGAAAACCTCGCCATCGGCGACGTGAACGGCCGGACCTACGCGTTCATCGGACTCGAGCGCGTGGGCGGCATCATGGTCTACGACATCGAAGACCCTGCCTCGGCCGAATTCGTGACGTACATCAACAACCGCGACTTCGCGGTGTCGATGGAGGCCTCAGTCGACGCCGGCACCGGCGCCGCCGACCTGCCCGCAGCGGGCGATCTCGGCCCCGAGGGCGTGGCCTTCATTGCCGCGAGTGACTCCGCGAGTGGTGTTCCGATGCTCGCGGTGGGTAATGAGGTCTCCGGCACCACGACGCTCTTCGCGATCGCTGCCTCCGCGGCTGCGGCCGTGCCCGGCGCCGATGGAGTTCTGGCCGAGACGGGTGCGGGCGACATGCTGGCTGCGACCGGATCAGAGCTGGCCCCGGCCGGACTGCTTGCCACCCTGCTGGTGCTCGCGGGCGCCGTGCTCGCGTTCATGTTCCGCCGCCGGGGCATCCGCTCCTAA
- a CDS encoding bifunctional 2-methylcitrate synthase/citrate synthase has product MSDSATTEPRIFKGLAGVPVDVTAISMVNSDTNSLLYRGYPVQQLATRCSVEQVALLLWDGELPTPERLAEFQLEERSNRALAPNVLRAVDDLPLTTHPMDVCRTAVSILGANDMDAGSNSTAHNLRKARHLFAQLPAIVAYDQRRRHGLALVEPRNDLDYTENFLYMTFGAVPEPEVVAAFRTSLVLYAEHSFNASTFAARVIASTLSDMHSAVTGAIGALKGPLHGGANEAVMYTFDEIGTPDRVAAWLDETLASKRKVMGFGHRVYKHGDSRVPTMRAAMVTMLEHFDRPDLLEMYMNLEEAMAARTGILPNVDYPTGPAYHVMGFDTETFTPIFVAARVIGWTAHVSEQLAANALIRPLSVYVGAAQRDLPA; this is encoded by the coding sequence ATGAGCGACTCAGCCACCACCGAGCCTCGCATTTTCAAGGGGCTGGCCGGGGTCCCGGTCGATGTCACGGCCATCTCGATGGTCAACTCCGACACGAATTCGTTGCTCTATCGGGGGTACCCGGTGCAGCAGCTCGCCACGCGCTGCAGCGTGGAGCAGGTGGCGCTGCTGCTCTGGGACGGCGAGCTGCCCACGCCCGAGCGGCTGGCCGAGTTCCAGCTGGAAGAACGTTCGAACCGTGCGCTCGCGCCCAACGTGCTGCGCGCAGTGGATGACCTGCCGCTGACAACGCATCCGATGGACGTCTGCCGCACAGCCGTGAGCATCCTCGGCGCCAACGATATGGACGCCGGCAGCAATTCCACCGCACACAACCTGCGCAAGGCACGGCACCTGTTCGCGCAGCTGCCGGCGATCGTGGCGTACGACCAGCGCCGTCGCCACGGGCTGGCCCTCGTGGAGCCGCGAAATGACCTCGACTACACCGAGAATTTTCTGTACATGACCTTCGGAGCGGTGCCGGAGCCCGAGGTGGTCGCGGCTTTCCGCACGTCGCTCGTGCTCTACGCCGAGCACTCCTTCAACGCCTCCACCTTTGCCGCGCGGGTGATCGCGTCCACGCTCTCCGACATGCACTCGGCTGTCACGGGCGCGATCGGCGCCCTCAAGGGACCGCTGCACGGCGGTGCCAACGAGGCCGTGATGTACACCTTTGACGAGATCGGAACGCCCGACCGGGTGGCTGCCTGGCTCGACGAGACGCTCGCGAGCAAACGCAAGGTGATGGGTTTCGGGCACCGCGTCTACAAGCACGGCGACTCCAGGGTGCCCACCATGCGGGCCGCGATGGTGACGATGCTCGAGCACTTCGACAGGCCGGACCTGCTCGAGATGTACATGAACCTTGAGGAGGCGATGGCGGCGCGCACGGGCATTCTGCCGAACGTGGACTACCCCACGGGCCCCGCCTACCACGTGATGGGCTTCGACACCGAGACGTTCACGCCCATCTTCGTGGCCGCGCGCGTCATCGGCTGGACCGCCCACGTGTCGGAGCAGCTCGCCGCGAATGCGCTCATCCGCCCGCTGTCGGTCTACGTCGGGGCCGCCCAGCGCGATCTGCCCGCCTAG
- a CDS encoding acyl-CoA thioesterase: MHMFFRTLLHSLLSRFGPRLGHYDVARTRFITSPTDLDILRHMNNGVYLSIMDVARFDMLHRTGVWKIFVERGWYPVVVAETMSFRKSLTVGQRFTVESRILGFDAKAVYVEQRFVRPDAAGEPEIYAHGFIRGRFLKRTGGVVPMEELLEAVGMPENVTVPAWLLEWSDDVAMPATRAPAPSIWE; encoded by the coding sequence ATGCATATGTTCTTTCGTACTCTCTTGCACTCCCTGCTGTCCCGCTTCGGCCCGAGGCTCGGCCACTACGACGTGGCGCGCACCCGCTTCATCACGTCTCCGACCGACCTCGATATTCTGCGCCATATGAACAACGGCGTGTACCTGTCGATTATGGATGTGGCCCGCTTCGACATGCTGCACCGCACGGGGGTCTGGAAGATCTTCGTCGAGCGAGGCTGGTACCCGGTGGTCGTGGCCGAAACGATGAGCTTTCGCAAGTCCCTCACCGTGGGGCAGCGGTTTACCGTGGAGTCGCGCATCCTCGGTTTCGACGCGAAGGCCGTCTATGTGGAGCAGCGCTTTGTTCGACCGGATGCCGCGGGCGAGCCCGAGATTTACGCACACGGGTTCATCCGTGGTCGCTTTCTCAAGCGCACCGGCGGCGTGGTTCCCATGGAAGAGCTGCTGGAGGCGGTGGGAATGCCCGAGAACGTCACCGTTCCCGCCTGGCTGCTGGAGTGGAGCGACGACGTGGCCATGCCGGCCACCCGCGCCCCGGCCCCGAGCATCTGGGAGTAG
- a CDS encoding phytoene desaturase family protein: MTETEFDVVIVGGGHNGLTAAAYLALAGKTVLLLERDDHLGGAAVSADAFPGQDVRLSRYSYLVSLLPQRIRDELGLDLELARRRYSSYTPDPTDPVQGLLVDHGDPAATQASFGRVAPADFAAWNAFYDGTGVLARALFPTVCEPLLTRTEARLLVADDALWNAFIEHPLGTTIRDTFESDLVRGVVATDGLIGTFASLDGDDLHANRCFLYHVIGQETGDWDVPIGGMGAVSGALEQAALASGARLETGATVTSITPDGAVAYLHDGQRHTVTAEYVLSNVAPWVLDGLLGHDRAGTPKPEGAQVKVNLLLSRLPRLRDGSVPPAAAFGGTFHINETYTQLEGAFAAALQGELGERLPCEIYCHSLTDPSILSPELREAGVHTLTVFGLHTPDRWVDPHNGYAGNDALRETLQAAVLASLNSVLAEPIEDLLLTDASGRPCIETKTTRDLELALNLPGGNIFHGALSWPFLEDDAPRTTAAERWGVATTHPRILVCGAGARRGGGVSGIGGHNAAMAVLEG; encoded by the coding sequence ATGACCGAAACTGAGTTTGACGTGGTGATTGTGGGCGGCGGACACAACGGGCTCACCGCGGCCGCCTACCTCGCCCTGGCCGGCAAGACAGTTTTGCTGCTCGAACGTGACGACCATCTGGGGGGTGCGGCGGTGTCAGCGGATGCCTTCCCCGGCCAGGACGTTCGGCTCTCGCGCTACTCCTACCTCGTAAGCCTGCTGCCGCAGCGCATCAGGGATGAGCTCGGGCTCGACCTTGAGCTCGCTCGGCGTCGATACTCGTCGTACACGCCCGATCCCACCGATCCGGTGCAGGGGCTGCTCGTCGACCACGGAGACCCCGCCGCCACCCAGGCCTCCTTCGGCCGGGTCGCCCCGGCCGATTTCGCAGCATGGAACGCCTTCTATGACGGCACCGGCGTGCTGGCCCGTGCACTGTTCCCCACCGTCTGCGAACCGCTGCTCACCCGCACGGAGGCGCGGCTGCTCGTGGCCGATGACGCCCTGTGGAACGCGTTCATCGAGCATCCGCTTGGCACCACGATTCGCGACACGTTCGAGAGCGACCTGGTGCGCGGCGTGGTGGCGACCGACGGCCTGATCGGCACATTCGCCTCGCTCGACGGCGACGACCTCCACGCGAACCGCTGCTTTCTGTACCACGTGATCGGCCAGGAGACCGGTGACTGGGACGTGCCGATCGGCGGCATGGGCGCCGTCTCCGGCGCGCTCGAGCAGGCGGCCCTGGCTTCCGGCGCTCGGCTCGAAACCGGCGCGACCGTCACGTCGATCACGCCAGACGGTGCCGTCGCCTACCTGCACGATGGACAGCGGCACACTGTGACGGCCGAGTACGTGCTCAGCAACGTGGCCCCCTGGGTGCTCGACGGCCTGCTCGGCCACGACCGCGCGGGCACGCCCAAGCCCGAGGGCGCCCAGGTGAAGGTGAACCTGCTGCTTTCCCGGCTGCCGCGGCTGCGTGACGGGTCAGTCCCGCCCGCGGCCGCGTTCGGGGGCACGTTCCACATCAACGAGACATATACCCAGCTCGAGGGAGCCTTCGCCGCCGCGCTGCAGGGCGAACTCGGCGAGCGCCTGCCGTGCGAGATCTACTGTCACTCGCTCACCGACCCGAGCATCCTCTCGCCCGAGCTCCGCGAGGCCGGGGTACACACCCTCACGGTCTTCGGCCTGCACACCCCCGACCGCTGGGTCGACCCGCACAACGGCTATGCCGGCAACGACGCCCTGCGCGAGACCCTGCAGGCCGCCGTGCTCGCGTCGCTCAACTCGGTGCTCGCCGAACCGATCGAAGACCTGCTGCTGACGGATGCCTCGGGTCGCCCGTGCATCGAAACCAAGACCACCCGAGACCTCGAACTCGCCCTGAACCTGCCCGGCGGCAACATCTTTCACGGGGCGCTGTCCTGGCCGTTCCTCGAAGACGACGCCCCGCGCACGACGGCGGCCGAGCGCTGGGGCGTGGCCACCACGCATCCGCGAATTCTGGTGTGCGGAGCCGGCGCGCGACGCGGCGGCGGCGTGAGCGGCATCGGCGGGCACAATGCGGCCATGGCGGTGCTGGAGGGCTGA
- a CDS encoding hemolysin family protein encodes MIETLLLLLLGIIITLVIIAANGYFVAQEFAYMSVDRNRLGASAAAGDAAAVRALAVTNRTSFMLSGAQLGITVTGLLVGFVAQPLIGESIGTLLGGVGVSMAVSVTLGTVVALVLATVVQMIFGELYPKNLAIANPEPLARGLARSTTIYLAVFGWLIAVFDFAANSLLRLLRIDPVHDVDSSATALDLERIVSDSRDSGDLPVELSLMLDRILEFPEQDVEHAMIPRSLVATVRPDTSIGEVRELMARAHTRYPVVDDESQPLGVVQLADVLGSTLSQDAPVTELMQPAVVLSALMKLPDALAELTRSRNELACVIDEYGGFAGVLTLEDLAEEIVGEITDEHDVEAAPSVDPDGDAVWIMSGDVHVDEMHRAIGYDLPAGDFETVAGLIIAERGGLPVAGDTIRIVLPDDPADLVRNDEVHRSLEIEVLSIERHVPHEVRVRLLETVGDDEEAQKGSEPGSDDTAEAKR; translated from the coding sequence GTGATCGAAACCCTGCTCCTCCTGCTGCTCGGCATCATCATCACTCTGGTGATAATCGCGGCCAACGGTTATTTTGTCGCCCAGGAGTTCGCCTATATGTCCGTCGACCGTAACCGACTCGGGGCCAGTGCGGCTGCGGGGGACGCAGCTGCGGTGCGGGCTCTCGCTGTGACCAACCGGACATCATTCATGCTCTCCGGAGCACAACTGGGCATTACCGTCACGGGTCTGCTGGTCGGCTTCGTCGCCCAGCCGCTCATCGGTGAATCCATTGGCACCTTGCTGGGCGGGGTGGGTGTGTCGATGGCGGTCAGCGTCACTCTGGGGACCGTTGTCGCTCTGGTGCTCGCGACCGTCGTCCAGATGATCTTCGGCGAGCTCTACCCGAAGAATCTCGCCATCGCGAATCCCGAACCCCTCGCGCGCGGCCTGGCCCGCTCGACCACCATCTACCTCGCAGTCTTCGGATGGCTGATCGCCGTCTTCGATTTCGCCGCCAACTCCCTGCTACGCCTTCTGCGCATCGACCCCGTGCACGACGTCGATTCCAGCGCCACGGCACTGGACCTCGAGCGCATCGTGTCGGACTCCCGCGACAGCGGCGACCTGCCCGTCGAGTTGTCTCTCATGCTCGACCGCATCCTCGAATTCCCCGAACAGGACGTCGAGCATGCAATGATTCCCCGGTCGCTCGTAGCCACTGTGCGCCCCGACACCAGTATCGGTGAGGTGCGCGAGCTGATGGCGCGTGCCCACACCCGCTACCCGGTCGTCGACGACGAAAGCCAGCCCCTCGGCGTCGTGCAACTCGCGGACGTTCTCGGTTCAACGCTCTCCCAGGATGCCCCCGTTACGGAACTCATGCAGCCGGCGGTGGTGCTATCGGCGCTGATGAAGTTGCCCGATGCCCTCGCCGAGCTCACCCGCTCCCGCAACGAACTCGCCTGTGTGATCGACGAGTACGGCGGTTTCGCCGGAGTGCTCACCCTCGAAGACCTCGCGGAAGAAATCGTCGGTGAAATCACCGACGAACACGACGTGGAGGCTGCTCCCTCAGTCGATCCCGACGGCGACGCGGTCTGGATCATGAGTGGTGACGTGCACGTCGACGAGATGCACCGCGCCATCGGCTACGACCTGCCCGCTGGAGACTTCGAGACAGTCGCGGGGCTCATCATCGCCGAGCGCGGAGGCCTGCCCGTCGCCGGCGACACCATCCGCATCGTGCTGCCCGATGACCCTGCCGACCTCGTCCGAAACGACGAAGTTCACAGGTCACTCGAAATCGAGGTGCTCAGCATCGAACGCCACGTTCCGCACGAGGTGCGCGTGAGGCTCCTCGAAACGGTGGGGGACGACGAGGAAGCGCAGAAAGGATCCGAACCGGGATCCGACGACACGGCGGAGGCCAAACGATGA